A stretch of Acropora palmata chromosome 9, jaAcrPala1.3, whole genome shotgun sequence DNA encodes these proteins:
- the LOC141892634 gene encoding myosin-VIIa-like isoform X1, producing METETMERNEEPGILSQFDFFSFAQGNFQNEEMCRFSRTPLLAPLLHNNNKEDCLASCAISIAILRFMRDMPEPYFSEEDISSSEELKKTNIKKYSSGSTFKSKVVAEKASISFLRPNDVPPLTMLNRPTTNIEKIQFISSFGIRRTQRLRDEIYCQICRQLTSNPSKISCSSGWILMALCLGVFTPSNELFNYLKNFLKQGPSGFGEYCCRILQRTLEVNCRRQPPTTVELEAVKNRLSPAVPVTFMDGSTKLFQVDPATTCAELCQLIKLSLGIKSIFGFSIYVASLEQVANWGCGTESIFDAVSLAEQYAQTKIKEDGPDTWKIYFRKDLFEPVVLSSGDKVATDLIYHQIIGGIRAGEYVCPQEKELINLIAKRYYIENGPEMEDGELRKVIKSTLHSPVDRATEDDMYSKVMAAFVVNARIQDRADNHYIKEDVVLYAGTTWFKEFSRNFDATVSAGPKLPKVAVGLAINSRGITVYHKENAKALPLLGLDFSQMKKVKSERKGMYLDPVLMITTNRSTYSFRSSNADAICDLLNDLMTRDSNGNLDPVHT from the exons ATGGAAACAGAAACAATG GAAAGAAATGAAGAGCCTGGGATTTTGTCCCAATTTGATTTCTTCAGCTTTGCCCAAGGAAATTTCCAAAATGAGGAGATGTGCCGTTTTTCAAGGACGCCTCTTTTGGCACCATTActacacaataataataaagaagaTTGTTTG GCCTCCTGTGCAATTTCGATTGCCATATTGCGATTTATGAGGGACATGCCAGAGCCATACTTTAGCGAAGAAGACATCTcg AGTTCGGAGGAATTAAAGAAGACTAACATAAAGAAATATTCGTCTGGTTCCACCTTCAAAAGTAAAGTTGTTGCGGAAAAG GCCAGCATATCATTTTTGAGGCCCAACGATGTACCACCCTTGACAATGCTGAATCGTCCTACCACAAATATCGAGAAAATACAATTTATTTCGAGCTTCGGGATTCGCCGCACTCAGCGTTTGAG GGATGAGATATATTGCCAAATTTGTCGTCAGCTCACAAGCAACCCCTCTAAGATAAGCTGTTCGAGTGGGTGGATCCTCATGGCTCTATGCCTTGGAGTTTTCACGCCGTCAAATGAG CTATTCAATTATCTCAAAAACTTTTTAAAGCAAGGTCCTAGCGGCTTTGGGGAATACTGCTGCAGAATTCTACAGCGAACTCTCGAAGTTAACTGCAGACGCCAACCTCCTACGACTGTTGAATTAGAG GCTGTCAAAAATCGATTATCCCCCGCCGTACCGGTGACCTTCATGGATGGTTCAACGAAACTGTTCCAGGTTGACCCCGCTACGACTTGTGCAGAACTTTGTCAGCTAATCAAGCTAAGTCTTGGTATAAAGAGCATATTTGGCTTCTCGATCTACGTTGCTTCATTGGAGCAG GTCGCTAATTGGGGTTGTGGCACTGAAAGTATCTTCGACGCTGTATCTCTGGCTGAGCAATACGCACAGACCAAAATCAAGGAGGACGGCCCGGACACCTGGAAAATTTACTTTAGGAAAGATTTGTTTGAGCCCGTAGTGCTTTCCAGCGGTGACAAGGTGGCCACAGATTTGATTTATCATCAGATTATTGGCGGGATTCGAGCGGGAGAATACGTGTGTCCACAG GAAAAAGAACTGATCAATCTAATCGCTAAGCGATACTACATTGAGAATGGCCCAGAGATGGAAGATGGAGAGCTAAGAAAAGTTATCAAGTCAACTCTACACTCTCCAGTCGATAGAGCAACGGAGGACGACATGTATTCTAAAGTGATGGCAGCCTTCGTTGTG AATGCCCGCATTCAAGATAGAGCCGACAACCATTACATCAAAGAAGATGTTGTACTTTATGCAGGCACCACATGGTTTAAGGAATTCTCCCGTAACTTTGACGCCACTGTATCTGCAGGGCCAAAGCTTCCAAAAGTGGCTGTTGGCTTAGCGATCAATTCACGAGGTATTACAGTTTACCACAAGGAAAATGCAAAAGCTTTACCTTTACTTGGCTTGGACTTTTCACAGATGAAAAAGGTGAAGAGTGAGAG aaaaggAATGTACCTTGACCCCGTTTTGATGATAACTACAAATCGTTCGACTTATTCCTTCAGAAGTTCAAATGCTGATGCT
- the LOC141892634 gene encoding myosin-VIIa-like isoform X2, with translation MERNEEPGILSQFDFFSFAQGNFQNEEMCRFSRTPLLAPLLHNNNKEDCLASCAISIAILRFMRDMPEPYFSEEDISSSEELKKTNIKKYSSGSTFKSKVVAEKASISFLRPNDVPPLTMLNRPTTNIEKIQFISSFGIRRTQRLRDEIYCQICRQLTSNPSKISCSSGWILMALCLGVFTPSNELFNYLKNFLKQGPSGFGEYCCRILQRTLEVNCRRQPPTTVELEAVKNRLSPAVPVTFMDGSTKLFQVDPATTCAELCQLIKLSLGIKSIFGFSIYVASLEQVANWGCGTESIFDAVSLAEQYAQTKIKEDGPDTWKIYFRKDLFEPVVLSSGDKVATDLIYHQIIGGIRAGEYVCPQEKELINLIAKRYYIENGPEMEDGELRKVIKSTLHSPVDRATEDDMYSKVMAAFVVNARIQDRADNHYIKEDVVLYAGTTWFKEFSRNFDATVSAGPKLPKVAVGLAINSRGITVYHKENAKALPLLGLDFSQMKKVKSERKGMYLDPVLMITTNRSTYSFRSSNADAICDLLNDLMTRDSNGNLDPVHT, from the exons atg GAAAGAAATGAAGAGCCTGGGATTTTGTCCCAATTTGATTTCTTCAGCTTTGCCCAAGGAAATTTCCAAAATGAGGAGATGTGCCGTTTTTCAAGGACGCCTCTTTTGGCACCATTActacacaataataataaagaagaTTGTTTG GCCTCCTGTGCAATTTCGATTGCCATATTGCGATTTATGAGGGACATGCCAGAGCCATACTTTAGCGAAGAAGACATCTcg AGTTCGGAGGAATTAAAGAAGACTAACATAAAGAAATATTCGTCTGGTTCCACCTTCAAAAGTAAAGTTGTTGCGGAAAAG GCCAGCATATCATTTTTGAGGCCCAACGATGTACCACCCTTGACAATGCTGAATCGTCCTACCACAAATATCGAGAAAATACAATTTATTTCGAGCTTCGGGATTCGCCGCACTCAGCGTTTGAG GGATGAGATATATTGCCAAATTTGTCGTCAGCTCACAAGCAACCCCTCTAAGATAAGCTGTTCGAGTGGGTGGATCCTCATGGCTCTATGCCTTGGAGTTTTCACGCCGTCAAATGAG CTATTCAATTATCTCAAAAACTTTTTAAAGCAAGGTCCTAGCGGCTTTGGGGAATACTGCTGCAGAATTCTACAGCGAACTCTCGAAGTTAACTGCAGACGCCAACCTCCTACGACTGTTGAATTAGAG GCTGTCAAAAATCGATTATCCCCCGCCGTACCGGTGACCTTCATGGATGGTTCAACGAAACTGTTCCAGGTTGACCCCGCTACGACTTGTGCAGAACTTTGTCAGCTAATCAAGCTAAGTCTTGGTATAAAGAGCATATTTGGCTTCTCGATCTACGTTGCTTCATTGGAGCAG GTCGCTAATTGGGGTTGTGGCACTGAAAGTATCTTCGACGCTGTATCTCTGGCTGAGCAATACGCACAGACCAAAATCAAGGAGGACGGCCCGGACACCTGGAAAATTTACTTTAGGAAAGATTTGTTTGAGCCCGTAGTGCTTTCCAGCGGTGACAAGGTGGCCACAGATTTGATTTATCATCAGATTATTGGCGGGATTCGAGCGGGAGAATACGTGTGTCCACAG GAAAAAGAACTGATCAATCTAATCGCTAAGCGATACTACATTGAGAATGGCCCAGAGATGGAAGATGGAGAGCTAAGAAAAGTTATCAAGTCAACTCTACACTCTCCAGTCGATAGAGCAACGGAGGACGACATGTATTCTAAAGTGATGGCAGCCTTCGTTGTG AATGCCCGCATTCAAGATAGAGCCGACAACCATTACATCAAAGAAGATGTTGTACTTTATGCAGGCACCACATGGTTTAAGGAATTCTCCCGTAACTTTGACGCCACTGTATCTGCAGGGCCAAAGCTTCCAAAAGTGGCTGTTGGCTTAGCGATCAATTCACGAGGTATTACAGTTTACCACAAGGAAAATGCAAAAGCTTTACCTTTACTTGGCTTGGACTTTTCACAGATGAAAAAGGTGAAGAGTGAGAG aaaaggAATGTACCTTGACCCCGTTTTGATGATAACTACAAATCGTTCGACTTATTCCTTCAGAAGTTCAAATGCTGATGCT
- the LOC141892634 gene encoding myosin-VIIa-like isoform X3 → METETMASCAISIAILRFMRDMPEPYFSEEDISSSEELKKTNIKKYSSGSTFKSKVVAEKASISFLRPNDVPPLTMLNRPTTNIEKIQFISSFGIRRTQRLRDEIYCQICRQLTSNPSKISCSSGWILMALCLGVFTPSNELFNYLKNFLKQGPSGFGEYCCRILQRTLEVNCRRQPPTTVELEAVKNRLSPAVPVTFMDGSTKLFQVDPATTCAELCQLIKLSLGIKSIFGFSIYVASLEQVANWGCGTESIFDAVSLAEQYAQTKIKEDGPDTWKIYFRKDLFEPVVLSSGDKVATDLIYHQIIGGIRAGEYVCPQEKELINLIAKRYYIENGPEMEDGELRKVIKSTLHSPVDRATEDDMYSKVMAAFVVNARIQDRADNHYIKEDVVLYAGTTWFKEFSRNFDATVSAGPKLPKVAVGLAINSRGITVYHKENAKALPLLGLDFSQMKKVKSERKGMYLDPVLMITTNRSTYSFRSSNADAICDLLNDLMTRDSNGNLDPVHT, encoded by the exons ATGGAAACAGAAACAATG GCCTCCTGTGCAATTTCGATTGCCATATTGCGATTTATGAGGGACATGCCAGAGCCATACTTTAGCGAAGAAGACATCTcg AGTTCGGAGGAATTAAAGAAGACTAACATAAAGAAATATTCGTCTGGTTCCACCTTCAAAAGTAAAGTTGTTGCGGAAAAG GCCAGCATATCATTTTTGAGGCCCAACGATGTACCACCCTTGACAATGCTGAATCGTCCTACCACAAATATCGAGAAAATACAATTTATTTCGAGCTTCGGGATTCGCCGCACTCAGCGTTTGAG GGATGAGATATATTGCCAAATTTGTCGTCAGCTCACAAGCAACCCCTCTAAGATAAGCTGTTCGAGTGGGTGGATCCTCATGGCTCTATGCCTTGGAGTTTTCACGCCGTCAAATGAG CTATTCAATTATCTCAAAAACTTTTTAAAGCAAGGTCCTAGCGGCTTTGGGGAATACTGCTGCAGAATTCTACAGCGAACTCTCGAAGTTAACTGCAGACGCCAACCTCCTACGACTGTTGAATTAGAG GCTGTCAAAAATCGATTATCCCCCGCCGTACCGGTGACCTTCATGGATGGTTCAACGAAACTGTTCCAGGTTGACCCCGCTACGACTTGTGCAGAACTTTGTCAGCTAATCAAGCTAAGTCTTGGTATAAAGAGCATATTTGGCTTCTCGATCTACGTTGCTTCATTGGAGCAG GTCGCTAATTGGGGTTGTGGCACTGAAAGTATCTTCGACGCTGTATCTCTGGCTGAGCAATACGCACAGACCAAAATCAAGGAGGACGGCCCGGACACCTGGAAAATTTACTTTAGGAAAGATTTGTTTGAGCCCGTAGTGCTTTCCAGCGGTGACAAGGTGGCCACAGATTTGATTTATCATCAGATTATTGGCGGGATTCGAGCGGGAGAATACGTGTGTCCACAG GAAAAAGAACTGATCAATCTAATCGCTAAGCGATACTACATTGAGAATGGCCCAGAGATGGAAGATGGAGAGCTAAGAAAAGTTATCAAGTCAACTCTACACTCTCCAGTCGATAGAGCAACGGAGGACGACATGTATTCTAAAGTGATGGCAGCCTTCGTTGTG AATGCCCGCATTCAAGATAGAGCCGACAACCATTACATCAAAGAAGATGTTGTACTTTATGCAGGCACCACATGGTTTAAGGAATTCTCCCGTAACTTTGACGCCACTGTATCTGCAGGGCCAAAGCTTCCAAAAGTGGCTGTTGGCTTAGCGATCAATTCACGAGGTATTACAGTTTACCACAAGGAAAATGCAAAAGCTTTACCTTTACTTGGCTTGGACTTTTCACAGATGAAAAAGGTGAAGAGTGAGAG aaaaggAATGTACCTTGACCCCGTTTTGATGATAACTACAAATCGTTCGACTTATTCCTTCAGAAGTTCAAATGCTGATGCT
- the LOC141892633 gene encoding uncharacterized protein LOC141892633 isoform X1: protein MTSLIHLVYVLVFFLVHVKTQTEFPEEPATEIEYQPIEGSLSNESTMQEVFARPLPPEELNMQILTSENETAARIPPPPPLPVSETPLECHKALDLGFLMDSSYTISPSLWEEQKSIVMNLLDKMNVSPSGTHLSVMSFSTDVEFPIPFNGYKDIDDLKRKVTQLSYHTGWSRTDLGLTAVKERMFDKRFGARDVGLVPRALLLFTNDKTDGSSDQNVNWTQVVSEAADEVKHAQIKIFCVKIGEAVLQDKASIASDTSLVFSQLNIDGMLKALNDLSAEACSNGDLPAVNYPSSPSAEQVVQYPVAAAVPAGACQIPQCTYPSICITAMIYQTCVAPTSSKSSSDTCASPGSCLTTQTITATDTATTTATKTQTDVVTSTKHKNVTSTVVETSTAMATSTAVVTATTMSTNIATSTEVATSTQVNTSTSTLTTTSTGVTTSTLVTTLTRTKTKTEVVTSTSQKNTTSTAVKTSHTVATSTAVVTATTTSTDTATSTQIKTATSTLTTTSTGVATSTLFATATHTNTFNTTQFATETSTKTINTTATHNTTVTHNATSFITATATSSAIATSTAVLKATSTAKITETLTTTSTAIQTKTLTNTLNHTLTRTQTLTTTSTSVVTSCSANCSKIAPPNLKLAPSALTASTTPSSNANCINIIYERVGCFTDKQVNDSNLALPEMLVNQTNTIIWDKWNEWLSQFLCRCAEEVSKTKYEIFGIHNYGECWSGTTAPKTYNKYGPSKRCIRSDFKQCEISGAKECAGEQSSNYVYRIVKPQASQEGFMQPPGTAAKQVETTAALYGNCAVDFKKEGCFNNLRNSRRLRELMFTDLDQNAVKYSGFPVDWGKFDAYLNDVACRCAQVSKAKGFTYFGIADFGECWSGKGAGKTIDREDSSRFCITKEFAQCDENDQNICSGNKTTTFVYSIPENYEPQQETTCFTQFENVGCYADKQLSPRPIPDLIFSDLDKESPKYSGNEARLGELDAYLSDVLCRCAEQTQELGYIFFGVQNHGECYSGPDSRITYNKDGPSDQCITRDFKQCHAGSHDKKENPKDCVGAQGANYVYRISDTAN, encoded by the exons ATGacttctttgattcatttggTGTATGTATTGGTTTTCTTCTTGGTACATGTGAAAACTCAAACGGAATTTCCCGAAG AGCCCGCCACAGAAATAGAATATCAACCGATTGAAGGGAGTCTGTCAAATGAATCAACCATGCAAGAAGTCTTCGCTAGACCACTTCCACCCGAGGAACTTAATATGCAAATTCTCACTTCAGAGAATGAGACAGCAGCAAGAATACCCCCACCTCCACCATTGCCCGTTAGCGAGACGCCTTTAG AATGCCACAAGGCTTTGGATTTGGGATTCTTGATGGACTCTTCTTACACAATTTCACCGTCGCTTTGGGAAGAGCAGAAGTCAATTGTAATGAATTTATTGGATAAGATGAACGTGTCACCTTCTGGAACACATCTGAGTGTCATGTCATTTAGCACTGACGTCGAGTTTCCTATTCCCTTTAATGGTTATAAAGATATTGATGATTTGAAAAGGAAGGTAACGCAACTGAGCTATCATACTGGATGGTCACGCACGGACCTTGGATTGACTGCAGTGAAAGAAAGAATGTTTGATAAACGTTTTGGAGCTAGAGATGTGGGTCTGGTGCCCAGGGCTCTATTGTTGTTCACAAACGACAAAACAGACG GATCATCCGACCAGAATGTCAACTGGACTCAGGTAGTCTCTGAAGCTGCTGATGAGGTCAAACATGCACAAATCAAGATCTTCTGTGTTAAAATAGGAGAAGCAGTGCTCCAAGATAAGGCAAGCATTGCAAGCGATACCTCTTTGGTATTTTCACAGTTGAACATCGATGGAATGTTAAAAGCATTAAATGATCTGAGTGCAGAAGCATGTAGCAATG GAGATTTGCCTGCCGTGAACTATCCCTCATCCCCATCCGCGGAACAAGTGGTACAGTATCCTGTAGCAGCAGCAGTGCCCGCAGGCGCATGCCAGATTCCCCAATGTACATACCCTTCAATCTGCATCACAGCTATGATCTACCAGACCTGCGTTGCTCCTACGTCCTCGAAATCCTCGAGCGACACGTGCGCTAGCCCTGGATCGTGTTTGACAACTCAAACAATAACTGCAACAGACACTGCTACAACAACTGCCACAAAAACTCAAACAGACGTTGTTACTAGCACAAAGCATAAGAACGTAACAAGTACAGTTGTCGAGACCAGCACTGCCATGGCAACGTCAACAGCTGTTGTCACGGCAACTACCATGTCCACTAACATAGCAACGAGTACAGAGGTAGCAACTTCTACGCAAGTTAATACTTCAACTTCCACATTAACCACCACCAGCACTGGAGTGACAACAAGCACACTCGTTACTACGTTAACGCGAACAAAAACTAAAACCGAAGTTGTTACCAGCACAAGTCAAAAGAACACAACAAGTACGGCTGTCAAGACCAGCCATACCGTCGCAACGTCAACAGCTGTTGTCACGGCAACGACAACATCCACCGACACAGCAACATCCAcgcaaattaaaacagcaaCTTCAACCTTGACCACAACAAGCACTGGAGTGGCAACCAGCACTCTGTTTGCCACGGCAACCCACACAAACACTTTCAATACGACTCAGTTTGCGACTGAAACTTCAACCAAGACAATAAATACTACAGCGACTCACAATACAACTGTGACGCACAATGCCACCAGCTTCATCACAGCTACGGCAACCTCCTCTGCCATTGCCACAAGTACAGCTGTTTTAAAAGCAACAAGTACAGCAAAAATTACTGAGACGCTTACTACAACCAGCACTGCAATCCAGACAAAAACATTGACTAACACTCTAAACCACACATTAACTCGAACCCAAACACTAACAACTACCTCAACTAGCGTAGTGACTTCGTGTAGCGCTAACTGCAGTAAGATCG CTCCTCCCAATCTGAAGTTGGCCCCATCCGCTCTAACCGCGTCTACAACACCCTCGAGTAATG CAAATTGCATCAACATCATATATGAAAGAGTCGGGTGTTTTACGGACAAACAAGTTAACGATTCCAATCTAGCGCTTCCTGAAATGCTAGTCAACCAAACCAATACAATCATCTGGGACAAATGGAATGAATGGCTCTCGCAGTTCCTCTGCCGTTGTGCTGAAGAAGTTTCCAAAACgaaatatgaaattttcgGGATTCATAATTATG GCGAGTGCTGGTCTGGAACGACAGCTCCTAAAACTTATAACAAATATGGTCCGTCTAAGCGGTGCATCCGCTCAGATTTCAAACAATGTGAGATCAGCGGTGCTAAAGAGTGTGCAGGGGAACAGAGTTCAAATTATGTCTATCGAATTGTAAAACCCCAAG CATCTCAAGAGGGTTTCATGCAACCTCCAGGGACAGCTGCCAAACAAGTCGAAACGACAGCGGCCCTTTATG GTAATTGTGCAGTTGACTTCAAGAAGGAAGGCTGCTTCAATAACTTGAGGAATTCCAGACGTTTAAGAGAGCTGATGTTCACAGATCTTGATCAGAATGCTGTTAAATACAGCGGCTTCCCTGTGGACTGGGGCAAGTTTGACGCTTACCTCAATGATGTGGCATGCCGTTGTGCGCAAGTCTCAAAGGCCAAGGGATTCACCTATTTCGGGATTGCGGACTTCG GTGAGTGCTGGTCAGGCAAAGGAGCTGGCAAAACTATTGACAGAGAAGACTCATCTCGGTTCTGTATTACCAAGGAATTCGCCCAGTGTGACGAGAATGATCAAAATATTTGCAGCGGGAACAAGACAACTACGTTCGTCTACTCTATTCCCGAGAATTACGAGCCACAACAAG AAACCACTTGCTTTACCCAATTCGAGAATGTGGGTTGTTATGCAGACAAACAACTGTCTCCTCGACCAATACCAGACCTCATTTTTTCCGATTTGGACAAGGAGTCTCCAAAGTACAGTGGCAATGAAGCAAGGCTTGGAGAACTGGATGCCTATCTGAGTGACGTTCTGTGCAGGTGTGCTGAGCAAACCCAGGAGCTTGGTTACATTTTCTTTGGAGTTCAAAATCATG GCGAATGCTACTCGGGTCCAGACTCTAGGATTACTTACAACAAAGATGGACCCTCTGATCAGTGCATCACACGAGACTTCAAACAATGTCACGCTGGTAGCCATGACAAGAAGGAAAATCCAAAGGACTGCGTTGGAGCACAAGGCGCAAACTATGTTTACAGAATAAGTGATACTGCAAACTAA
- the LOC141892633 gene encoding uncharacterized protein LOC141892633 isoform X2 gives MTSLIHLVYVLVFFLVHVKTQTEFPEECHKALDLGFLMDSSYTISPSLWEEQKSIVMNLLDKMNVSPSGTHLSVMSFSTDVEFPIPFNGYKDIDDLKRKVTQLSYHTGWSRTDLGLTAVKERMFDKRFGARDVGLVPRALLLFTNDKTDGSSDQNVNWTQVVSEAADEVKHAQIKIFCVKIGEAVLQDKASIASDTSLVFSQLNIDGMLKALNDLSAEACSNGDLPAVNYPSSPSAEQVVQYPVAAAVPAGACQIPQCTYPSICITAMIYQTCVAPTSSKSSSDTCASPGSCLTTQTITATDTATTTATKTQTDVVTSTKHKNVTSTVVETSTAMATSTAVVTATTMSTNIATSTEVATSTQVNTSTSTLTTTSTGVTTSTLVTTLTRTKTKTEVVTSTSQKNTTSTAVKTSHTVATSTAVVTATTTSTDTATSTQIKTATSTLTTTSTGVATSTLFATATHTNTFNTTQFATETSTKTINTTATHNTTVTHNATSFITATATSSAIATSTAVLKATSTAKITETLTTTSTAIQTKTLTNTLNHTLTRTQTLTTTSTSVVTSCSANCSKIAPPNLKLAPSALTASTTPSSNANCINIIYERVGCFTDKQVNDSNLALPEMLVNQTNTIIWDKWNEWLSQFLCRCAEEVSKTKYEIFGIHNYGECWSGTTAPKTYNKYGPSKRCIRSDFKQCEISGAKECAGEQSSNYVYRIVKPQASQEGFMQPPGTAAKQVETTAALYGNCAVDFKKEGCFNNLRNSRRLRELMFTDLDQNAVKYSGFPVDWGKFDAYLNDVACRCAQVSKAKGFTYFGIADFGECWSGKGAGKTIDREDSSRFCITKEFAQCDENDQNICSGNKTTTFVYSIPENYEPQQETTCFTQFENVGCYADKQLSPRPIPDLIFSDLDKESPKYSGNEARLGELDAYLSDVLCRCAEQTQELGYIFFGVQNHGECYSGPDSRITYNKDGPSDQCITRDFKQCHAGSHDKKENPKDCVGAQGANYVYRISDTAN, from the exons ATGacttctttgattcatttggTGTATGTATTGGTTTTCTTCTTGGTACATGTGAAAACTCAAACGGAATTTCCCGAAG AATGCCACAAGGCTTTGGATTTGGGATTCTTGATGGACTCTTCTTACACAATTTCACCGTCGCTTTGGGAAGAGCAGAAGTCAATTGTAATGAATTTATTGGATAAGATGAACGTGTCACCTTCTGGAACACATCTGAGTGTCATGTCATTTAGCACTGACGTCGAGTTTCCTATTCCCTTTAATGGTTATAAAGATATTGATGATTTGAAAAGGAAGGTAACGCAACTGAGCTATCATACTGGATGGTCACGCACGGACCTTGGATTGACTGCAGTGAAAGAAAGAATGTTTGATAAACGTTTTGGAGCTAGAGATGTGGGTCTGGTGCCCAGGGCTCTATTGTTGTTCACAAACGACAAAACAGACG GATCATCCGACCAGAATGTCAACTGGACTCAGGTAGTCTCTGAAGCTGCTGATGAGGTCAAACATGCACAAATCAAGATCTTCTGTGTTAAAATAGGAGAAGCAGTGCTCCAAGATAAGGCAAGCATTGCAAGCGATACCTCTTTGGTATTTTCACAGTTGAACATCGATGGAATGTTAAAAGCATTAAATGATCTGAGTGCAGAAGCATGTAGCAATG GAGATTTGCCTGCCGTGAACTATCCCTCATCCCCATCCGCGGAACAAGTGGTACAGTATCCTGTAGCAGCAGCAGTGCCCGCAGGCGCATGCCAGATTCCCCAATGTACATACCCTTCAATCTGCATCACAGCTATGATCTACCAGACCTGCGTTGCTCCTACGTCCTCGAAATCCTCGAGCGACACGTGCGCTAGCCCTGGATCGTGTTTGACAACTCAAACAATAACTGCAACAGACACTGCTACAACAACTGCCACAAAAACTCAAACAGACGTTGTTACTAGCACAAAGCATAAGAACGTAACAAGTACAGTTGTCGAGACCAGCACTGCCATGGCAACGTCAACAGCTGTTGTCACGGCAACTACCATGTCCACTAACATAGCAACGAGTACAGAGGTAGCAACTTCTACGCAAGTTAATACTTCAACTTCCACATTAACCACCACCAGCACTGGAGTGACAACAAGCACACTCGTTACTACGTTAACGCGAACAAAAACTAAAACCGAAGTTGTTACCAGCACAAGTCAAAAGAACACAACAAGTACGGCTGTCAAGACCAGCCATACCGTCGCAACGTCAACAGCTGTTGTCACGGCAACGACAACATCCACCGACACAGCAACATCCAcgcaaattaaaacagcaaCTTCAACCTTGACCACAACAAGCACTGGAGTGGCAACCAGCACTCTGTTTGCCACGGCAACCCACACAAACACTTTCAATACGACTCAGTTTGCGACTGAAACTTCAACCAAGACAATAAATACTACAGCGACTCACAATACAACTGTGACGCACAATGCCACCAGCTTCATCACAGCTACGGCAACCTCCTCTGCCATTGCCACAAGTACAGCTGTTTTAAAAGCAACAAGTACAGCAAAAATTACTGAGACGCTTACTACAACCAGCACTGCAATCCAGACAAAAACATTGACTAACACTCTAAACCACACATTAACTCGAACCCAAACACTAACAACTACCTCAACTAGCGTAGTGACTTCGTGTAGCGCTAACTGCAGTAAGATCG CTCCTCCCAATCTGAAGTTGGCCCCATCCGCTCTAACCGCGTCTACAACACCCTCGAGTAATG CAAATTGCATCAACATCATATATGAAAGAGTCGGGTGTTTTACGGACAAACAAGTTAACGATTCCAATCTAGCGCTTCCTGAAATGCTAGTCAACCAAACCAATACAATCATCTGGGACAAATGGAATGAATGGCTCTCGCAGTTCCTCTGCCGTTGTGCTGAAGAAGTTTCCAAAACgaaatatgaaattttcgGGATTCATAATTATG GCGAGTGCTGGTCTGGAACGACAGCTCCTAAAACTTATAACAAATATGGTCCGTCTAAGCGGTGCATCCGCTCAGATTTCAAACAATGTGAGATCAGCGGTGCTAAAGAGTGTGCAGGGGAACAGAGTTCAAATTATGTCTATCGAATTGTAAAACCCCAAG CATCTCAAGAGGGTTTCATGCAACCTCCAGGGACAGCTGCCAAACAAGTCGAAACGACAGCGGCCCTTTATG GTAATTGTGCAGTTGACTTCAAGAAGGAAGGCTGCTTCAATAACTTGAGGAATTCCAGACGTTTAAGAGAGCTGATGTTCACAGATCTTGATCAGAATGCTGTTAAATACAGCGGCTTCCCTGTGGACTGGGGCAAGTTTGACGCTTACCTCAATGATGTGGCATGCCGTTGTGCGCAAGTCTCAAAGGCCAAGGGATTCACCTATTTCGGGATTGCGGACTTCG GTGAGTGCTGGTCAGGCAAAGGAGCTGGCAAAACTATTGACAGAGAAGACTCATCTCGGTTCTGTATTACCAAGGAATTCGCCCAGTGTGACGAGAATGATCAAAATATTTGCAGCGGGAACAAGACAACTACGTTCGTCTACTCTATTCCCGAGAATTACGAGCCACAACAAG AAACCACTTGCTTTACCCAATTCGAGAATGTGGGTTGTTATGCAGACAAACAACTGTCTCCTCGACCAATACCAGACCTCATTTTTTCCGATTTGGACAAGGAGTCTCCAAAGTACAGTGGCAATGAAGCAAGGCTTGGAGAACTGGATGCCTATCTGAGTGACGTTCTGTGCAGGTGTGCTGAGCAAACCCAGGAGCTTGGTTACATTTTCTTTGGAGTTCAAAATCATG GCGAATGCTACTCGGGTCCAGACTCTAGGATTACTTACAACAAAGATGGACCCTCTGATCAGTGCATCACACGAGACTTCAAACAATGTCACGCTGGTAGCCATGACAAGAAGGAAAATCCAAAGGACTGCGTTGGAGCACAAGGCGCAAACTATGTTTACAGAATAAGTGATACTGCAAACTAA